In the Candidatus Deferrimicrobium sp. genome, CTCCCTCAGCGCGCTGCGGAAGGTGTCCGACGATGCGGTGACGTTCCGCTCCCACCTCGACGGGTCGGCGCACACCCTCACCCCGGAGCTCGCGGTGGCGGTGCAGGAAGCGCTCGGATCTGGCGTCCTCGGTCCGGCCCCCGCACGTGGAGTGGTACACCGTCCGGGCGAGTTCGCCCCGGTACCGCACCACCATCCCCCGCGTCCTGTCGGCGGCCTCCCGGAAGACCGCCGCGACCCCGTCCATCCCATCGAACACCTGGTCTTCCACACTGGCGACGACGTCATACGCGGGGTCGCGTGGCTTTGCGGCCGCCCCGACGGCGTACGTGCGCACGGCCACCGCCAGCGCCGCGAGCGCCTCCGGGTGGAATCTCGGCGGGGATTCCCGGCTGACCACGGCGGCGACGTACGCCTCGAACGGCTCCACGGCGACGGCGAGCAGCTCCCCTTTCCGCGCGAGAAGGCGGACTCGTCCGGCCACTTTCCGTTTCCCGACGCGTAGCTCAGGCGTTCCCGCCGCGTCAAGGGTGCCGCCCAGGAGCCTCGAACCGTTCCACCGGATCCGTCCCCCGACCGCATCCAGGGTTACGCGACCCGCCGCCTCTGCGGCCGGTTCCCCGTCGAAGCTCCACGCACGGATCGTCTCCCCTTCGAGGATGGCTCCGGACGTCCCTGCCGAAAGGAGCACACGGATGAACCGGGGGCCCGTCGCCTCGGAGGGAGGCGCCAGGACGGCGCCGGGACCGGGGGCGATCCCCGGCCTCGTCGGCGCCGGGCCGGTAGAAGGCGACGCCGGCGGAGGAGACGCACGGTGCGCAGGCTCCCGCGGAGGGGCTCCCGCGCAGCCGGCGAGGAGGAGGAGCGCGGCTACAGCCGCGCTCCCTCGTGACAAGAGCTTCCGCATCACGCCGCCGGGGGCGTCGTTCCACCCGGGGGTGGCGGGGTCACCATTTTCGCCATCTGCATGAACGGCGTGAGCAGGTCGATCGGTACGGGGAAGATGGTCGTCGAGTTGTTCTCGGCCGCCACTTCCCGCAGCGTCTGGAGGTAGCGCAACTGCAGGGCGATCGGGTTCTCGCCGATGATCTTCGCCGCATCGGAAAGTTTCTGGGCCGCCTGGAACTCCCCTTCCGCGCCGATGACCTTGGCGCGCCGCTCCCGCTCGGCCTCGGCCTGCTTGGCGATCGCTCTCTGCATCTCCTGCGGAAGGTCGATGTTCTTGATCTCGACCTTCGCGACCTTGACGCCCCACGGCTCCGTGTCCTTATCGAGGATCTCCTGCAGGTGTGTGTTGATCTTCTCCCTGGAAGCGAGGAGCTCGTCGAGATCGGCCTGGCCGCAGACCGACCGCAAGGTCGTCTGGGAAAGCTGCGACGTCGCGTAGAGGTAGTTCTCCACACCGATGATCGCGCGGTTCGGGTCGATGACGCGGAAATACAGAACGGCGCTCACCTTGATGGTGACGTTGTCCCGCGTGATAACGTCCTGCGCGGGGACGTCCATCGCCACGACGCGCAGGTCCACCCGGATCATCTTGTCGATGGCGGGGATGA is a window encoding:
- a CDS encoding slipin family protein — its product is MITYVAALVLVLLFLSSAVKILNEYERGVVFRLGRVIGSKGPGLILLIPAIDKMIRVDLRVVAMDVPAQDVITRDNVTIKVSAVLYFRVIDPNRAIIGVENYLYATSQLSQTTLRSVCGQADLDELLASREKINTHLQEILDKDTEPWGVKVAKVEIKNIDLPQEMQRAIAKQAEAERERRAKVIGAEGEFQAAQKLSDAAKIIGENPIALQLRYLQTLREVAAENNSTTIFPVPIDLLTPFMQMAKMVTPPPPGGTTPPAA